The DNA window GTTCAGCAGATTCATCGACTCGATGGCCGGGTCCATCAGCGATCCGTGCAGCGTTTCCTTGCTTATTTGACGGGAAAGCACGTTGGAGTCCATGGGAGCAAGGGTTTTCCCTTCGCCGACGAGGCGTCAAGTGCGACCTGGGCAGAATGGTGCCGGATGCCGCCCGGCGGCCCGCAGGATTTGATGCGAGGGCCGATAACTGGACGGACGTATTTATATCGATATGGGCATGCAGTCATGTCAGGCGGCCGCTCGCCGCTGTGACCCTTCGTCACCGCACGTCGTCCCCCGCCCCGCTGTATCGCAGCCCGTAGGTGAGCAGGCGGGCCTCCTCCTCGGCGGTGGCCTCGATCCTGGTCATGGCCAGGCGCAGGAGCGGCGGGGCGAGCAGAGAGGTGACCACCGCCACCACGATGATGATCGTGAAGACCTCGGCGTCGATCACTCCCAGACGCAGGCCGACCGTCGCCACGATCATCTGGATGACGCCACGAGCGTTCATGCCCGCCCCCAGCGCCAGAGCCTCCCACCGGCTGAGCCCGCTGGTCCAGGCGCCCAGGAAGGCGCCCAGGAACTTGCCGATGATCGCCAGGGCCAGGATGAGCAGCCCCAGGGCGAGCACCTCCGGCCGCGCCAGGGCCGTCAGATCGACCCGCAGGCCCATGGTGGCGAAATAGACGGGAGCCAGCACCCCGAGCGTCACGGTGCGCAGCGGCGCCAACCTGGCCGGATCCGGCATGGCCGTACTCACCAGCAGCCCCGCGACGAAGGCCCCGAAGGCCGGTTCCAGCCCCAGCGCATGCGTCCCGGCCGAGGCCGCGAGCACGAGCACCACGACCCGGCCGGCGATCACCCCCGGATCCTCCGTCGTCCGCACCGCCACACGGACCGCCGGCCTGCCGATGACGACGGCGAAGACGATCACCCCGGTCAGCGACGTGATCGACAACACCACGGTCCCCGCACCGGCTCCGGCGGTGGCCATCGCCGTCACCACGGAGAGCAGCACCCACCCGAAAGCGTCGTCGATCATGCCGGCGGTCAGCGTGAGCTGGCTGACGTTGCGATGGAGCAGGTTCATGTCCATCAGCGTCTTGGCGATCACGGGGATCGCGCTGACGCACATCGCCACCCCGAGGAAGAGGGCGAAGACGGCCGGTCCGCCGGTCCCGCGGAACTCGGCCGGCAGCACCAGGCCGGCACCGATGCCCAAGGCCATCGGGATGAACAACCCGAAGGCGCTCACCCGCGCGGCCGTGGCGCCCTGCCGCCGGATCAGCCGCAGATCCAGATGCGCTCCCGTCAAGCCGATCAGCAACAGCACGCCGAGCTGCCCGACGGCGTCCAGCATGTGGGACGACGGCGCCGGGAACAGCCACTGCTCCGCGCCGGGCGCGACCTGCCCGAGAAGGGAAGGGCCGAGGATGACGCCGGCGCACAGCTCACCGACGACCGCTGCCAGGCCCAGCCGTACGGCCAGGCGGCCCAGGAGCAACGCGAGCAGCAGGAGGGCCCCGACCTGGACGAAGAAGAGCAGCAGCAGATGCGGGGAAATCATGTCGGCCCGTGGGACAGCTGTCCGTCCCCCGTCCAGACCGGGTCCCGTTTCTCGACGAACGCCCGGACGCCCTCGATCGCATCGCTGCTCCGCCGGCGACGCTCCTCCCAGGGATAGGTCGTGGCGAACGCCTCCTCCAGGGGAATGTCGAGCGACCGCATGGCGGCCTCCTTGATCGCGCGCATGGACAGCGGAGCACCGCGCACGAGACTGTCCGTCCATCCGGCGACGCACCGATCCAGCTCGTCACGCGGTACGACCTCGTTCACGAGCCCGTACCGGAACGCCGTCGCCGCGTCCATCCGGCGCCCGGTCAGCAGCAGGCCCATCGCCACCTTCTGCGGCAGCTGCCGCGGCAGCCGGAACACGCCTCCTGCCCCGGGGATCAGTCCGAGCCGGACCTCCGGCAGGCCGAAGACCGCCTCCTCGGAGGCGATGACGATGTCGCAGGCGAGCACCAGCTCGAAGCCGCCCCCCAGCGCGTAGCCGTGCACCCGGGCGACCACCGGCTTGGACAGGGTGAAACGGTCGGTCAGCCGGGGATGACCCGCCTGCCCCCGGCTGCCGAACGTCGTGGCCTCCGTGCCCGCCTCGTTCAGCAGCGCGCGTTCCTTGAGGTCCTGGCCGACGGAGAACGCACGCGTTCCCGCGCCGGTCAGGACGGCCGTTCTGACGTCATCGTCGGCCTCGACGTCATCCCAGATCTCGGCGAGTTCCTCGTGCATCCGCCGGTCCATCGCGTTCAGCACGTGGGGCCGGTCCATCGTCACATAGGCGACGTGTTCCTTCTTCTCGTAGCGCACCCGGGGACCGCTCATGCCGATCCCGCCGCGAACCTGCCGACCTTGCCGATGACATCCTTGCCGTAGACGCGCAGGGCCTGCTGCAGGGCGAACTCGGCCATGTAGCGGCCGAAAGCCTCGGGCGGTTCCTCGGCCAGGTTCAGCATGCGCCGGTTGGCCGGCACCGCGTCTCCGTCGAGGCGGGCCAGGGCACGGTCGATCGCCTCGTCCATGTCCTCCGGCGGGACGACCTCGTCGACCATCAACCGCGCGTCGGGCTCGTCCGCCCGGATCCGGCGCCCGCCGAGGATCATCTGCCGGGCCGTGCGTGGCCCGGTGAACCGGGTGAGCCGATAGTTCGCGGCCCCGGGAATGATCCCCTCCGTCGCCGCCGGCAGACTGATGTAGGCGTCGGACGCCGCCAGCACATGGTCGAAGACCAGGAGGAGCTGAGCCCCGCCGCCGATGGCGAAGGAGTCGACGGCCGCCACCCAGGGCTTGTCGATCACCTTCGAGTGCCACGAACCGTCCGTGAACACACCACGAACGATCTTGTGGATGTAGCCCAGCTCGCGCCGCAGGAGGAAATCGACGAGGGAGATGCCGCCCGCGCTCAGCTTCTTGAGGTTGATGCCCGCGCAGAACACCCGGCGTCCCCGATACCGGGGATGACTCATCTCGCCGCCCCGCAGCAGCCCCACCCGCACGCCGGGGTCGAGCAGCGCCAGGTCGACCGCGGTCTCCATGTCGTCCACCTGCTGGGCGTCCTCGGCGTTGAGGCAGTCGTCCCGGCACAGGGTCAGGTACGCGACCCCGTCACGGCGCCGCAGCTCGACCGCCTCCATCCGCGCGACGCCGGACTCGGCGAATTCAGGGAGCAGCCGAAGGGCCCTGGGGGTGGGCCGGAGCATGGCGTTGAGCAGGTGCGGGCCCGCCTTCGGGGCGCGCAGGATCCCGCGCAGAAAGATGCCCTGATCGATCTCACGCCCCTCCTTCTCCGCCTGCTGCCGCGACTGCTCGGCCGCCATCTGCTCATCGGTGGGCACCAGGCCGGGATAGGCCCGGGCGGCGGCGCGTACGAGCTCGTCGATGCGCAGGTGCCTGGTCAGGCCGGAGGTGAGCTCGGCGTAGATCTCCTCGGCGTGTGCCTCCACGTAGTCCGCGCGCATCCCCCTCACCTTGTCGAGTGCCGAGGACACGGCATCGCGCTGGGCGGGGGTCCTGGCAGAAGGCATCGGCAGCCGGGCGAGCAGGTCATCGACTCGCCGGGCCTCCACCGTCAGCGCGCAAAGGGCGAGCGGCGACCTGAGCGGCACAGCCGGCCAATCCGTCGTCACGAGAGGGTCTCCCGTCGTAGGGCCCGGTCCACCGCGGCCAGGTGAGCACCGAGCGCGTCCTCGAAAGTGGTCGAGCCGGCTTCGAATATCAGCTGCCGGCGAATCGCCAGCTCCGCGCCGTCCATGGCGCCGGCCGGCTCGGTCAGGCCGGCCAGGGACGCCGCCGGGTCCTCGGACACCTCGTCGATCAGGTTGAGCGCGAGCGCGCGGCCGGCGTCGATCGGCGCCCCGAGCAGCACGGCCCGCCGGATGGCGGCCGTACCCGCCTGCTGGGTGAGCCGGTGAACGGCCATCCCGGGCCACGTGGCGCCGCCGGCCCAGGAGGGCAGCAACCGGGTTTCCGGAGCGGCGATCCGGACATCGGCGGCGAGAAGCAGGTCCAGAGACGGTCCCGCGCAGTCGCCCGCCGCCACGGCGACGGTGAGCCGGCCGAGCCGTTCGAACCGGCGCACCACCCGTTCCCACTTGGAGACCAGGCCCACCGTCAGGCCCTTCGACCAGCCCGGACGCGGCACGCCCGTGACATGGACGACGACCGGGCCCGGCGCTCGGCGGTCCTCGGCGCGGTCGCAGAGGGCGTTCATCACCTCGACCGACGCGGCCGGCGGCTGAGCGCCGTCGAAGCGCAGCTCCAGTTCGCCGTCCGTCTCGCTGCCGCTCACCATTGGACCAGCGCCGTTTCGATCGTGGAGCCGGGCCCCATGGTCATGAGCACGCCATAGTCCCCCGGCCTGGTCACGCCCTCGTCGGCGAGCCGCTCGTAGGAGAAGAGGAACGAGCCGCTGGAGAGGTTTCCGTAGTCGCGGAGCACACCGGTCGTGTGGCGGACGTCGTGCCGGCTCAGGCCGAGGTTGACGACGATGGCGTCGATCACCTTCTTGCCGCCGGAGTGCACCAGCCAGTGGCCGATGTCGCTGCGGCGCAGCCCCGTACCGGACAGCAGCTTGTCCACGACGATCTCGGCGTGCGCACCGACCACGTAGGGGATCTGCGGATCGAGGAAGAAGCTGAACCGGTCCTGGTCGCGGTCCCAGTCGTAGCGCATCGCGTCGAGCGCGTCGATGATGATGTAGCTGGCGAACTTCAGGACGCGCG is part of the Nonomuraea coxensis DSM 45129 genome and encodes:
- a CDS encoding cation:proton antiporter yields the protein MISPHLLLLFFVQVGALLLLALLLGRLAVRLGLAAVVGELCAGVILGPSLLGQVAPGAEQWLFPAPSSHMLDAVGQLGVLLLIGLTGAHLDLRLIRRQGATAARVSAFGLFIPMALGIGAGLVLPAEFRGTGGPAVFALFLGVAMCVSAIPVIAKTLMDMNLLHRNVSQLTLTAGMIDDAFGWVLLSVVTAMATAGAGAGTVVLSITSLTGVIVFAVVIGRPAVRVAVRTTEDPGVIAGRVVVLVLAASAGTHALGLEPAFGAFVAGLLVSTAMPDPARLAPLRTVTLGVLAPVYFATMGLRVDLTALARPEVLALGLLILALAIIGKFLGAFLGAWTSGLSRWEALALGAGMNARGVIQMIVATVGLRLGVIDAEVFTIIIVVAVVTSLLAPPLLRLAMTRIEATAEEEARLLTYGLRYSGAGDDVR
- the dpgD gene encoding enoyl-CoA-hydratase DpgD, with product MSGPRVRYEKKEHVAYVTMDRPHVLNAMDRRMHEELAEIWDDVEADDDVRTAVLTGAGTRAFSVGQDLKERALLNEAGTEATTFGSRGQAGHPRLTDRFTLSKPVVARVHGYALGGGFELVLACDIVIASEEAVFGLPEVRLGLIPGAGGVFRLPRQLPQKVAMGLLLTGRRMDAATAFRYGLVNEVVPRDELDRCVAGWTDSLVRGAPLSMRAIKEAAMRSLDIPLEEAFATTYPWEERRRRSSDAIEGVRAFVEKRDPVWTGDGQLSHGPT
- the dpgC gene encoding (3,5-dihydroxyphenyl)acetyl-CoA 1,2-dioxygenase DpgC, with the translated sequence MTTDWPAVPLRSPLALCALTVEARRVDDLLARLPMPSARTPAQRDAVSSALDKVRGMRADYVEAHAEEIYAELTSGLTRHLRIDELVRAAARAYPGLVPTDEQMAAEQSRQQAEKEGREIDQGIFLRGILRAPKAGPHLLNAMLRPTPRALRLLPEFAESGVARMEAVELRRRDGVAYLTLCRDDCLNAEDAQQVDDMETAVDLALLDPGVRVGLLRGGEMSHPRYRGRRVFCAGINLKKLSAGGISLVDFLLRRELGYIHKIVRGVFTDGSWHSKVIDKPWVAAVDSFAIGGGAQLLLVFDHVLAASDAYISLPAATEGIIPGAANYRLTRFTGPRTARQMILGGRRIRADEPDARLMVDEVVPPEDMDEAIDRALARLDGDAVPANRRMLNLAEEPPEAFGRYMAEFALQQALRVYGKDVIGKVGRFAAGSA
- the dpgB gene encoding enoyl-CoA-hydratase DpgB, whose translation is MVSGSETDGELELRFDGAQPPAASVEVMNALCDRAEDRRAPGPVVVHVTGVPRPGWSKGLTVGLVSKWERVVRRFERLGRLTVAVAAGDCAGPSLDLLLAADVRIAAPETRLLPSWAGGATWPGMAVHRLTQQAGTAAIRRAVLLGAPIDAGRALALNLIDEVSEDPAASLAGLTEPAGAMDGAELAIRRQLIFEAGSTTFEDALGAHLAAVDRALRRETLS